Proteins encoded within one genomic window of Lysinibacillus sphaericus:
- a CDS encoding DUF1850 domain-containing protein, producing MVIAVCCICLGIIIFLPLQKVFAFTETRVDDPIVHYIPLTSDEDFRIRYTHSIHKSDVLEYYRCIEEQRIQMIGMEYEDLAIGMPGYAEENQTLTQRDGKYFLRFDKEVIENFTIYIGDLDLDLVFVYKEQEYDLKKDLQRGKSYLFEVKRLSLYERWKGVRMK from the coding sequence TTGGTAATAGCCGTATGTTGTATATGCCTCGGCATCATTATTTTTCTTCCTCTTCAAAAGGTATTCGCATTTACAGAAACAAGGGTAGACGATCCAATCGTACATTATATTCCACTAACATCTGATGAGGATTTTCGTATAAGGTACACACACTCTATCCATAAATCAGATGTACTGGAATATTATCGTTGTATAGAAGAACAGCGTATTCAAATGATTGGAATGGAGTATGAAGACTTAGCAATTGGGATGCCTGGCTACGCTGAGGAAAATCAAACGTTAACACAACGAGATGGTAAATATTTTTTGCGATTTGACAAGGAAGTCATTGAAAACTTCACAATTTATATCGGGGATTTAGACTTAGACCTTGTGTTTGTTTACAAGGAACAAGAATACGATTTAAAAAAAGATTTGCAAAGGGGTAAGTCCTATTTATTTGAGGTGAAGCGATTATCGCTTTATGAACGATGGAAAGGAGTTAGGATGAAATGA
- a CDS encoding TAXI family TRAP transporter solute-binding subunit: MKKKQFRLFMLLSAIALLILAACGSDSSTGSDKENGNGDTASSEKPKFLSLLTGGTQGTYYALGGTFADLITTETGIKTTAEVSQASAANMTALQEGKGEIAFVQTDIAYYATEGKFMFEGKKIDTIAALGALYPETVQLVTTEASGIKTYADLKGKKVSVGAPGSGTYANAEQLLEIHGLTMDDIKAQNLDFGESTDGLQSGQIDAAFITAGTPTGAVEALNATTKVNIIGVDAGKADELIAKYPYYAKDTVKAGTYGIANDTETVSVLAMLAVNKDLPEDVVYAMTKAIYSNTDKISHAKGAFIKAETALDGISIDIHPGAQKYFDENK; the protein is encoded by the coding sequence ATGAAGAAAAAGCAATTTAGATTATTCATGCTATTAAGTGCCATTGCGCTATTAATTTTAGCGGCATGTGGATCTGATAGTAGTACAGGTTCGGATAAGGAAAATGGGAATGGTGATACAGCTAGCTCTGAAAAGCCAAAATTTTTAAGTTTATTAACAGGTGGAACGCAAGGTACTTACTATGCATTAGGTGGTACATTTGCTGATTTAATTACAACAGAAACAGGTATTAAAACGACAGCAGAAGTTTCACAAGCCTCTGCAGCAAATATGACTGCCTTGCAAGAAGGTAAAGGTGAGATTGCGTTTGTGCAAACAGATATCGCTTATTACGCAACTGAAGGTAAATTCATGTTTGAAGGTAAAAAAATTGATACGATTGCGGCATTAGGTGCACTTTACCCAGAGACTGTTCAATTAGTAACAACTGAAGCTTCTGGTATTAAAACATATGCAGATTTAAAAGGGAAAAAAGTTTCTGTAGGGGCTCCGGGTTCTGGGACTTATGCCAATGCTGAACAATTACTTGAAATTCATGGTTTAACAATGGATGACATTAAAGCGCAAAATCTTGATTTTGGTGAGTCTACTGATGGTCTTCAATCAGGCCAAATTGATGCGGCATTTATTACTGCTGGTACACCAACAGGGGCTGTAGAGGCATTAAATGCGACGACAAAAGTTAATATTATCGGTGTAGATGCTGGTAAAGCAGATGAGCTTATTGCCAAATATCCTTACTATGCAAAAGATACAGTAAAAGCTGGTACTTACGGTATTGCGAATGATACAGAGACTGTTTCTGTTCTTGCGATGTTAGCAGTGAATAAGGATTTACCAGAAGATGTTGTATATGCTATGACAAAAGCGATTTATAGTAATACAGACAAAATTTCACATGCTAAAGGTGCATTTATTAAAGCTGAAACAGCTTTAGATGGTATCAGTATTGATATTCATCCAGGTGCTCAAAAATACTTTGATGAAAATAAATAG
- a CDS encoding superoxide dismutase family protein produces the protein MKKISILIISLTVFVGGCNLFDKKDEKVAVNSNANSSLTATAKVIGSNNESYGNAFFEEEDNGVKVTLALSGLPAGTHGIHIHSVAKCEAPKFESAGSHFNPTNKEHGKLNPNGYHLGDLPNLEVGEDGTVDLNFLAEGVTLQKNAENSLMDGEGTSLVIHEAADDYKTDPAGNSGARIACGAIQSGS, from the coding sequence ATGAAAAAAATATCTATATTAATTATTTCTTTGACTGTCTTTGTCGGAGGGTGCAATCTTTTTGATAAGAAAGATGAAAAAGTAGCCGTTAACTCTAATGCCAATTCGTCTTTAACGGCAACTGCAAAAGTAATTGGTTCAAATAATGAGAGCTATGGGAATGCTTTTTTTGAGGAAGAAGACAATGGGGTTAAAGTAACTTTAGCATTAAGTGGTTTACCAGCGGGCACACATGGTATTCATATCCATTCAGTAGCGAAGTGTGAAGCACCTAAGTTTGAATCGGCAGGTTCGCATTTTAATCCAACAAATAAGGAGCATGGAAAATTAAATCCTAACGGTTATCATTTAGGTGATTTACCAAATTTAGAAGTTGGTGAAGATGGGACGGTAGATTTAAATTTCTTAGCTGAAGGTGTAACATTACAAAAGAATGCTGAAAATTCCTTAATGGATGGAGAAGGTACTTCATTAGTTATCCATGAAGCAGCAGACGATTATAAAACAGACCCTGCTGGTAATTCAGGTGCAAGAATTGCATGTGGAGCAATCCAGTCAGGAAGTTAG
- a CDS encoding IS3 family transposase (programmed frameshift): MGTRVSYPYEVKMKAIKMRLAGVPVKQILLELNIRHKTQVETWVRWYRNGEVNRLKQPVGKQYIFNKGPEPDNEQTKLALENRYLKQQIEVPKKVRRVGEEVVGEVAVQLVASLRSMMSVKDICKHFGIARSTYYRWKQASTDARSRQAIERRIGELCRANKFRYGYRKITALLRQEMCVNHKVVQRIMQKYGWQCRVKVKKRKRTGQPYAIAANLLNRDFEATAPLQKLVTDITYLPFGQKQLYLSSIQDLYNGEIIAYSIGDCQDTDFVLDTLAQLHHLPEGCTLHSDQGAVYTSYDYQQAVKAKGITMSMSRKGTPADNAPIESFHSVLKSETFYLDNLNSTTTAIVEQTVKDYINYYNNNRIQTKLNNQSPVQYRQLVG, encoded by the exons ATGGGAACAAGAGTGAGTTATCCCTATGAAGTAAAAATGAAAGCGATTAAGATGCGATTAGCGGGTGTACCTGTCAAACAGATTCTATTGGAATTAAATATACGCCATAAAACACAGGTCGAAACATGGGTGCGTTGGTATAGAAATGGTGAAGTCAATCGTTTGAAACAACCTGTAGGCAAACAATATATCTTTAATAAGGGTCCTGAACCGGACAATGAACAAACGAAATTAGCATTGGAAAACCGTTATTTAAAGCAACAAATTGAGGTGC CTAAAAAAGTACGCAGAGTTGGAGAGGAAGTGGTTGGAGAAGTAGCAGTACAGTTAGTTGCGTCACTAAGAAGCATGATGTCTGTAAAGGACATTTGTAAACACTTTGGGATTGCACGATCTACCTACTATCGTTGGAAACAGGCATCAACCGATGCAAGGTCTCGTCAAGCAATAGAGAGACGTATCGGTGAACTCTGTCGAGCAAATAAATTTCGCTATGGCTACAGAAAAATTACAGCACTCTTACGTCAAGAAATGTGCGTCAATCATAAAGTGGTTCAACGTATCATGCAAAAATATGGTTGGCAATGTCGCGTGAAAGTGAAAAAACGGAAACGAACAGGACAACCTTATGCAATCGCAGCAAATTTATTAAATCGCGATTTTGAAGCCACCGCACCGTTACAGAAGCTCGTAACTGATATTACTTACTTGCCATTTGGTCAAAAACAGTTGTATCTTTCAAGTATTCAAGATTTATATAATGGTGAAATTATTGCCTATTCGATTGGAGACTGCCAAGATACTGATTTTGTGCTGGATACATTAGCTCAACTTCATCATTTGCCCGAAGGGTGTACGTTGCACAGTGACCAAGGGGCGGTATACACATCGTATGATTATCAACAGGCCGTAAAAGCAAAAGGCATTACCATGAGCATGTCCCGTAAAGGTACGCCCGCTGATAATGCCCCAATCGAATCGTTTCATTCTGTGTTAAAGTCTGAAACATTCTACTTAGACAATTTGAACAGTACTACGACGGCCATCGTAGAACAAACTGTCAAAGACTATATAAACTATTATAACAATAACCGAATTCAAACGAAACTAAACAACCAGTCGCCGGTTCAATACCGACAACTGGTTGGGTAA
- a CDS encoding superoxide dismutase family protein, which yields MGCADKDEKAEQQSVSDSSVALTATAKVMSSDNKSLGEAKFEEQADGVKVTVTVSGLPAGKHGMHIHEVGKCEGPDFGTAGGHFNPTQKEHGKDNPHGHHLGDLPNLEVAEDGTATMSVLAEGVTLQKDAEHSLMDGEGTALVIHENEDDHMTDPTGESGGRIACGVIQS from the coding sequence GTGGGCTGCGCTGATAAGGATGAGAAAGCGGAACAACAATCAGTATCAGATAGCTCGGTTGCTTTAACTGCCACTGCGAAAGTAATGAGTTCGGATAATAAAAGTTTAGGAGAAGCCAAATTTGAAGAACAGGCTGATGGTGTGAAAGTAACCGTTACGGTAAGTGGTTTACCTGCTGGAAAACATGGTATGCATATACATGAAGTAGGGAAATGCGAAGGGCCGGATTTCGGTACTGCAGGAGGGCATTTCAATCCAACGCAGAAAGAGCATGGCAAGGATAATCCGCATGGCCATCATCTCGGGGATTTACCGAATTTAGAGGTAGCGGAGGACGGTACTGCAACTATGAGTGTCTTGGCAGAAGGTGTAACGTTACAAAAAGATGCTGAACACTCTTTGATGGATGGGGAAGGTACTGCGCTTGTTATTCATGAAAACGAGGACGACCATATGACAGACCCTACTGGTGAATCAGGCGGAAGAATTGCATGTGGTGTTATTCAATCATAA
- a CDS encoding zinc ribbon domain-containing protein has product MTIYGLIIFTKRQLEYKCKFRGIEFVVADRFYPSSKTCSHCGEINKDLKLKDRVYSCSCGLCIDRDLNASINLAKYKLA; this is encoded by the coding sequence TTGACAATATACGGACTAATTATCTTCACCAAACGACAACTTGAATATAAGTGTAAATTTAGAGGAATTGAGTTCGTAGTAGCAGATAGATTTTATCCATCATCCAAAACTTGCAGTCACTGTGGGGAGATTAACAAAGACTTAAAACTCAAAGATCGAGTTTATAGTTGTAGTTGTGGCTTATGTATTGATAGGGATTTAAATGCAAGTATTAATCTTGCCAAATATAAATTAGCATAA
- a CDS encoding helix-turn-helix domain-containing protein → MILAKKVRLYPSESQEQKLWQSVGTARFIYNWTLAKQEENYKNGGEFLADTVLRKKNLM, encoded by the coding sequence ATGATACTGGCAAAGAAAGTTAGATTGTACCCAAGTGAATCGCAAGAACAAAAGTTGTGGCAATCAGTAGGAACAGCAAGATTTATCTATAATTGGACACTTGCAAAACAAGAAGAAAATTATAAAAATGGAGGCGAATTTTTAGCCGATACAGTTCTTAGGAAAAAAAATCTTATGTAG
- a CDS encoding 3D domain-containing protein, translating into MKKKAIALAVALTLGMGMFGSTTSAKGVYTGQTSNILWGISPIYNLSLAELQQLDEFDSIWINPDQTLSMEKILEEEKTDDTHLIEAGDTLFSLAKVHNVKVDDLKEWNNLTSDLILVGETLAVKASAAKPKTAKTIAQKPATKQATTKTATTKQATTTASAPASQNGQTYTMRATAYTAYCKGCSGITANGTDIRSNPNLKVIAVDPRVIPLGTKVWVEGYGEAIAADTGGAIKGNKIDVFIPSDGQARNWGVRTVTVKILN; encoded by the coding sequence ATGAAGAAAAAGGCAATAGCATTAGCTGTAGCATTGACTCTTGGTATGGGGATGTTCGGGAGTACCACTTCTGCTAAGGGAGTATATACTGGTCAGACGAGCAACATACTTTGGGGCATCTCACCTATTTATAATTTGAGTTTAGCCGAGTTGCAACAGTTAGACGAATTTGATTCGATATGGATTAATCCTGATCAGACCTTGAGTATGGAAAAAATACTGGAGGAAGAAAAGACAGATGACACCCACCTTATTGAGGCCGGTGATACATTATTCAGTCTTGCTAAAGTTCATAATGTTAAGGTGGACGATTTAAAAGAATGGAATAACCTCACATCAGATTTAATTTTAGTTGGTGAAACGTTAGCTGTTAAAGCTTCAGCAGCAAAGCCAAAAACAGCAAAAACCATTGCACAGAAGCCTGCAACAAAACAAGCTACAACAAAAACGGCCACAACAAAACAAGCGACAACAACAGCAAGTGCTCCAGCGAGTCAAAATGGTCAGACATATACAATGCGTGCAACAGCTTATACAGCATATTGTAAAGGTTGTTCAGGTATTACAGCAAACGGGACAGACATACGCTCAAATCCAAATTTAAAGGTGATTGCTGTTGATCCACGTGTTATTCCCCTTGGAACGAAGGTGTGGGTAGAAGGTTATGGCGAAGCGATAGCTGCTGATACTGGTGGTGCGATAAAAGGAAATAAAATTGATGTATTTATTCCTTCTGATGGACAAGCTCGTAATTGGGGTGTTCGAACAGTTACGGTAAAAATTTTAAATTAA